The Erythrobacter sp. JK5 genome includes a region encoding these proteins:
- the tpiA gene encoding triose-phosphate isomerase produces MAQRPYIVGNWKMHGTRAMLSEARAIDRAAQRHMKVEVAIAPPFTLIHPVHREAEQIGVGAQDCHHEAEGAFTGDISAAMIADAGAKFVILGHSERREAHGETDALVRAKAETALAAGLRIILCCGESAKTRDSGKAVAFVRKQLKASLPEPDQAFEDASERITVAYEPIWAIGSGNAATIADIVEMHAAIRALLIDLYGEEQGSEVRILYGGSVKPENASEILTAPEVGGALVGGASLTADSFMGIALAAAVETEDS; encoded by the coding sequence ATGGCCCAGCGGCCCTACATCGTCGGAAACTGGAAAATGCATGGCACTCGCGCCATGCTGTCGGAAGCGCGCGCGATCGACCGTGCGGCGCAGCGGCACATGAAGGTCGAGGTGGCGATCGCGCCGCCCTTTACGCTTATTCACCCGGTGCATCGCGAAGCGGAGCAGATCGGGGTGGGCGCGCAGGATTGCCACCACGAGGCCGAAGGCGCGTTCACCGGCGATATCTCGGCGGCGATGATCGCCGATGCGGGTGCCAAGTTCGTCATCCTCGGGCACAGCGAACGGCGCGAAGCGCATGGCGAAACCGATGCGCTGGTAAGGGCAAAGGCCGAAACCGCGCTCGCGGCCGGGCTTCGGATCATCCTGTGCTGCGGGGAAAGCGCGAAGACCCGCGACAGCGGCAAGGCCGTGGCCTTCGTCAGGAAGCAGCTCAAGGCATCGCTGCCCGAACCGGACCAGGCGTTCGAGGATGCAAGCGAACGGATTACGGTCGCCTACGAACCGATCTGGGCGATCGGGAGCGGAAACGCCGCGACGATTGCCGACATCGTCGAGATGCATGCTGCGATCCGCGCTCTGCTGATCGATCTCTACGGCGAGGAACAGGGATCGGAAGTCCGGATCCTGTACGGAGGCTCGGTCAAGCCTGAGAACGCATCCGAGATCCTGACCGCGCCTGAAGTCGGCGGGGCGCTGGTCGGTGGAGCCAGCCTGACCGCAGACAGTTT
- a CDS encoding SurA N-terminal domain-containing protein, whose product MISGFRKFFQSKIGLAITFLFIGLIALAFAASDITGSTFGGVSGGDRAAIVGDDRISTAELISTANSALRQMQRENPTLTMAAMIEQGGFDEVLDQLIDRYAIGGYAEKYGLRAGDNLVNSEILQVPAFRGVSGEFDRDTYLAALRQQGVTDAALRRDLADGMLAQQLLIPAFAAPQMPAKVAKHYAALVLERRRGQIALIPSEAFAPKADPTQAQLTKFYSDNRNRFVRPERRTIRFATFGADKLTANLTPTAAEIKARYDAEPARFAASETRSVSSFFVPTQDAASSIVARIRGGMSLEAAAQQAGFSVTSVENRTRAELAGVTSAAVAEAVFKTPRGQVADPARSALGFYIARVDNVTRTPPRTLAQASPELTEQLTTEKRAAALADLSARIEEEVDSGTALTEIARAYGLEVTITPQLMADGRVFGEGELDIGPALASTLDTAFQMEESEPQLAEIVPGAQFVVFDVERIIEAAAPPIAEVREEVAAAWRLYEGSKAARAAADRVLKAVRGDTTLSAALDGEDRPFPGIERVDLERRQLLARQGRGVPAPLVLLFSMAEGSTKLLEAPNDLGWYVVDLDEISAEPLAEDNPVLAQTRQQLAPALINEYTDQLTTAIRKDIEVELNATAIDAVRKQLAGES is encoded by the coding sequence ATGATTTCCGGATTTCGCAAGTTCTTCCAGTCGAAGATCGGCCTTGCCATCACGTTCCTGTTCATCGGCCTGATCGCGCTGGCCTTTGCCGCGAGCGACATCACCGGCAGCACGTTCGGCGGGGTTTCGGGTGGCGATCGCGCGGCGATCGTGGGTGACGATCGCATCTCGACTGCCGAGCTCATCAGCACCGCCAATTCGGCGCTGCGCCAGATGCAGCGGGAAAACCCGACGCTGACGATGGCGGCCATGATCGAACAGGGCGGGTTCGACGAAGTGCTCGATCAGCTGATCGATCGCTACGCCATCGGTGGTTACGCCGAGAAGTACGGCCTGCGCGCGGGCGACAATCTGGTAAACAGCGAAATCCTGCAGGTTCCCGCCTTCCGCGGGGTCAGCGGGGAATTCGATCGTGACACCTATCTTGCCGCGCTGCGTCAGCAGGGCGTCACCGATGCTGCTTTGCGACGCGATCTTGCCGACGGAATGCTGGCGCAGCAGCTGCTGATTCCCGCGTTCGCGGCCCCGCAAATGCCGGCCAAGGTTGCCAAGCATTACGCCGCGCTGGTGCTGGAACGGCGGCGCGGACAGATCGCGCTGATCCCGAGCGAAGCGTTCGCGCCCAAGGCCGATCCGACGCAGGCGCAGCTCACGAAATTCTATTCCGACAACCGCAACCGCTTCGTGCGGCCTGAACGCCGCACGATCCGGTTCGCGACTTTCGGCGCCGACAAGCTGACGGCCAACCTCACGCCCACCGCCGCCGAGATCAAAGCGCGCTACGACGCCGAACCGGCGCGCTTCGCCGCGAGCGAGACCCGCAGCGTTTCGTCGTTCTTCGTTCCCACCCAGGATGCAGCCAGCTCGATTGTCGCGCGGATTCGCGGCGGCATGTCGCTGGAGGCCGCAGCCCAGCAGGCGGGGTTCAGCGTCACAAGTGTGGAAAACCGCACCCGCGCGGAACTCGCAGGGGTGACCAGCGCCGCGGTCGCCGAGGCGGTGTTCAAGACGCCGCGCGGCCAGGTTGCCGATCCCGCGCGCAGTGCGCTGGGTTTCTACATCGCGCGGGTCGATAACGTGACCCGCACGCCGCCCCGTACGCTGGCGCAGGCGAGTCCCGAACTGACCGAACAGCTCACCACCGAAAAGCGCGCCGCCGCCCTCGCTGATCTGAGCGCGCGGATCGAAGAGGAAGTGGACAGCGGCACCGCGCTGACGGAAATCGCCCGCGCCTATGGTCTGGAAGTGACGATCACGCCGCAGCTGATGGCCGATGGGCGGGTGTTCGGCGAAGGCGAACTCGATATCGGGCCGGCCTTGGCGAGCACGCTCGACACCGCGTTCCAGATGGAAGAGAGCGAGCCGCAACTCGCGGAAATCGTACCCGGTGCGCAATTCGTCGTGTTCGATGTCGAACGGATTATCGAGGCGGCTGCCCCCCCGATCGCCGAAGTGCGCGAAGAGGTGGCGGCAGCTTGGCGGCTTTACGAGGGCAGCAAGGCGGCGCGCGCCGCCGCCGACCGGGTGCTCAAGGCGGTGCGCGGCGACACGACGCTCAGCGCTGCGCTCGATGGCGAGGACCGGCCGTTCCCGGGGATCGAGCGGGTCGACCTGGAACGCCGCCAGCTGCTCGCAAGGCAGGGCCGCGGCGTGCCCGCGCCGCTGGTGCTGCTGTTCAGCATGGCCGAAGGATCGACCAAGCTGCTCGAGGCCCCTAACGATCTGGGCTGGTATGTGGTCGATCTCGACGAGATTTCGGCCGAACCGCTGGCCGAGGACAATCCGGTCCTGGCGCAGACGCGGCAACAGCTCGCCCCCGCACTGATCAACGAATACACCGACCAGCTGACCACTGCGATCCGCAAGGACATCGAAGTGGAGCTCAATGCCACCGCGATCGACGCGGTGCGCAAGCAGCTGGCGGGCGAATCCTGA
- the trpE gene encoding anthranilate synthase component I — translation MKPGRGDFLLESVEGGETRGRYSLLGLDPDLVFRASDGTAEINRRWQHDVAAFAPCADDALSALRALAAACRIDVPEALPPALACLVGYFGYETIGLVESLPRAAPSELALPDMLFVRPTIILVFDGLTDELFCIAPIWASDEPGAAIDHAGDRIDETLRALGQPRPPEPRLEGTAEEPELAPVMAEQDYKDLVARAKDYIVAGDIFQVVLAQRFTCPFELPPLALYRALRRVNPSPFLYFLDLPGFAIVGSSPEILVRVRNGEITIRPIAGTRPRGADAAGDRANEASLLADPKERAEHLMLLDLGRNDVGRVAARGSVEVTDSFTIERYSHVMHIVSNVIGELAEGRDALDALFAGFPAGTVSGAPKIRACEIIAELEPETRGAYAGGVGYFAPDGSVDSCIVLRTAVVKDGIMHVQAGAGIVADSDPDYELAECRAKAGALIAAAREAVRVASEPGFGQ, via the coding sequence ATGAAGCCGGGGCGCGGGGACTTTCTGCTCGAATCGGTCGAAGGCGGGGAAACGCGCGGGCGCTACAGCCTGCTCGGGCTCGATCCCGATCTGGTGTTCCGCGCAAGCGATGGCACCGCCGAGATCAATCGCCGGTGGCAACACGACGTGGCTGCCTTCGCACCGTGCGCCGACGATGCGCTGAGCGCACTGCGGGCGCTGGCGGCTGCGTGCCGGATCGACGTGCCCGAGGCGCTGCCTCCCGCCCTCGCCTGCCTGGTCGGCTATTTCGGCTACGAGACGATCGGACTGGTCGAGAGCCTGCCCCGCGCCGCACCGAGCGAGCTTGCGCTGCCCGACATGCTATTCGTGCGGCCGACCATCATTCTGGTGTTCGACGGGCTGACCGACGAGCTGTTCTGCATCGCGCCGATCTGGGCCTCGGACGAGCCCGGGGCTGCGATCGATCACGCCGGAGACCGGATCGACGAGACTCTGCGTGCGCTCGGACAGCCGCGACCGCCGGAACCCCGGCTCGAAGGCACGGCGGAGGAACCCGAGCTTGCGCCGGTCATGGCGGAGCAAGACTACAAGGATCTGGTGGCGCGCGCGAAGGACTACATCGTTGCCGGCGACATCTTTCAGGTGGTGCTCGCGCAGCGTTTTACCTGCCCGTTCGAATTGCCGCCGCTGGCGCTCTATCGCGCGCTGCGTCGGGTCAACCCGTCGCCGTTCCTGTACTTCCTCGACCTGCCGGGATTCGCCATCGTCGGGTCGAGCCCGGAAATCCTCGTGCGCGTGCGCAACGGCGAAATCACCATCCGGCCGATCGCCGGGACGCGCCCGCGCGGCGCGGACGCTGCCGGGGATCGCGCCAACGAAGCGAGCTTGCTGGCCGATCCCAAGGAACGCGCCGAGCACCTGATGCTGCTCGATCTGGGTCGCAACGATGTCGGCCGGGTGGCTGCGCGCGGCAGCGTCGAAGTCACTGACAGCTTCACGATCGAACGCTACAGCCACGTCATGCATATCGTCAGCAACGTGATCGGCGAGCTTGCCGAGGGGCGCGATGCGCTCGACGCCCTGTTCGCGGGCTTTCCTGCGGGCACCGTGTCGGGCGCGCCCAAGATCCGGGCATGCGAGATCATTGCCGAGCTCGAGCCCGAAACGCGCGGAGCCTATGCTGGCGGCGTGGGATATTTCGCGCCCGATGGTTCGGTCGATTCGTGCATCGTGCTGCGCACTGCGGTGGTAAAGGATGGAATCATGCATGTTCAGGCCGGTGCCGGGATCGTCGCCGACAGCGATCCCGATTACGAACTCGCCGAATGCCGCGCCAAGGCCGGCGCGCTGATCGCCGCCGCGCGCGAAGCGGTGCGGGTCGCGAGCGAGCCGGGTTTCGGCCAGTGA